A genomic segment from Pseudalkalibacillus hwajinpoensis encodes:
- a CDS encoding GerAB/ArcD/ProY family transporter: MDRSFHVFLMYIMIHLGFIFFLYPNDIITSSDEAQWIPIIIGLIFHFVFLWIYMKGLSFFPKKNIIHIYSQTGKGFAAFFLLPVFIYFLLVDIIGVRAYSEIITIIFLSNTPSWAIIVLFLFISAYLAAKGVEAIFRTGVILALVFFPIVFFVLIASFQNVDWRYLFPLIGDDFKFITSPSYLKSFSAFTGGFLFLGFLAPYLTYKRKKVLIASAILIPFFVLAVYIPVLTFGHGTASTFVFPYMMTVDSTYINWLMFERITIFFILSLVTFIMLQVSLLLWMAYQILNHWAPHNPIFSVATLAIIIFITSLMITDWHIVEQLLWLNSFLRFYVIVTVPLSIYCIGLRRQGRA; this comes from the coding sequence ATGGATAGGAGTTTTCATGTGTTCCTGATGTACATTATGATACATTTAGGGTTCATATTCTTTTTGTACCCCAACGATATCATTACCAGCTCCGATGAAGCACAGTGGATACCGATTATAATTGGGCTCATTTTTCATTTTGTCTTTCTTTGGATTTATATGAAGGGACTTAGCTTTTTCCCGAAAAAGAACATCATCCATATTTATTCACAGACTGGCAAAGGCTTTGCAGCTTTTTTTCTCTTGCCGGTTTTTATTTATTTTTTGTTGGTGGATATCATTGGAGTTAGAGCTTATTCCGAAATTATAACCATCATCTTCCTATCAAATACTCCCTCCTGGGCCATCATTGTATTGTTCCTTTTTATTTCAGCGTATTTAGCTGCTAAAGGAGTTGAAGCGATCTTCCGTACAGGGGTCATATTAGCACTTGTGTTTTTTCCAATCGTTTTTTTTGTATTAATTGCTTCCTTTCAAAATGTTGATTGGCGATATCTTTTTCCCCTCATCGGCGATGATTTCAAGTTCATAACGTCTCCTTCTTATCTGAAAAGTTTTTCTGCTTTTACAGGAGGGTTTCTGTTTCTCGGATTTTTGGCGCCATACCTTACCTATAAGCGAAAAAAAGTGCTGATTGCATCAGCAATCCTCATCCCATTTTTTGTTTTGGCCGTCTATATACCAGTTCTCACTTTTGGACATGGGACTGCTTCAACTTTTGTGTTTCCATATATGATGACCGTTGACTCGACCTATATCAATTGGCTGATGTTCGAGAGGATCACGATATTCTTCATCTTATCTCTCGTTACGTTTATCATGCTTCAAGTTTCACTGTTATTGTGGATGGCATATCAGATTCTCAATCACTGGGCTCCGCATAACCCTATTTTCAGTGTTGCTACGTTAGCTATTATCATCTTCATCACTTCCCTGATGATTACTGATTGGCATATTGTTGAGCAGCTGTTATGGTTAAATTCATTTTTACGGTTTTATGTCATAGTCACAGTTCCATTATCGATCTATTGTATAGGACTCCGAAGGCAGGGACGAGCATGA
- a CDS encoding GNAT family N-acetyltransferase, whose protein sequence is MGYTKEARKLIYDFAFEELDIEEIYGQAWDFNINSCISMEKSGFKLVSSEKKLFPY, encoded by the coding sequence ATTGGATATACAAAAGAAGCAAGGAAACTAATATATGATTTTGCTTTCGAAGAGTTAGATATTGAAGAAATCTATGGACAAGCTTGGGATTTCAATATTAATTCCTGTATTTCAATGGAGAAGAGTGGTTTCAAGTTAGTAAGTTCAGAAAAGAAGTTGTTTCCATACTAA
- a CDS encoding spore germination protein: MDQFLIELKERLRNSDDLFLQEEEILDVSVILIGFKTLIDLTKTKMTLQRYIDTAIYSQKTISELINEIGVVKEKNVEEAVSSIMTGKLLIAIKNHPTYITMESVPKILNRAIAPPTNENVLQGSLSSFNEDIETNMGLIRKQINSSNIRAESFSVGPDQKTKISMLYFDGQVDKKLVERIKVVIEKNQDREINNLQNLAKTLGFSGWSVFSKIYTTELPSETVPFLRKGRVALFIDRYPFAIILPCFLWDMFATENDRNYPIPLMASIRIVRVIGILLALILPALYVALVAVNPEVLRIELALSIAQSREAIPYPALVEILMMLIILELIIEASVRLPGSIGPTITMVGGIILGQAVVEAQLVSTLLIIILAATTIANSTLVGIQNTLAVRFLKYVLVILASIYGILGILGGIVLISAYLASIETFEISYLHINYEKEGTKYG; the protein is encoded by the coding sequence ATGGACCAATTCTTAATAGAGCTAAAAGAAAGGTTAAGGAACAGCGATGATTTGTTCCTTCAGGAGGAAGAAATCCTTGATGTTTCCGTAATCCTAATAGGTTTCAAGACGTTGATTGATCTTACCAAAACCAAAATGACCCTTCAAAGGTACATAGATACCGCTATATACTCCCAAAAAACGATAAGTGAACTAATAAATGAAATAGGTGTGGTGAAAGAAAAAAACGTAGAAGAAGCAGTTTCATCAATAATGACAGGGAAATTACTTATTGCCATCAAAAATCACCCTACATACATTACCATGGAATCTGTTCCTAAAATTTTGAATCGGGCTATTGCACCACCTACCAATGAAAATGTACTACAAGGTTCCTTAAGTTCTTTCAATGAAGATATCGAGACGAACATGGGCCTAATCAGAAAGCAAATCAACTCTAGTAACATACGGGCGGAATCCTTTTCAGTCGGTCCTGATCAGAAAACGAAAATCTCAATGCTTTATTTTGATGGACAAGTAGATAAAAAGTTGGTAGAGAGAATAAAGGTGGTAATTGAAAAGAATCAAGACCGAGAAATAAATAACTTGCAAAATTTGGCGAAAACATTAGGATTTTCAGGATGGTCTGTCTTTTCCAAAATATATACGACAGAGCTTCCTTCAGAAACGGTTCCTTTCTTAAGAAAAGGGAGGGTAGCATTGTTTATTGATCGTTATCCTTTCGCTATTATTCTCCCGTGTTTTTTGTGGGATATGTTTGCGACCGAAAACGATCGGAACTATCCCATCCCTTTGATGGCTTCCATACGAATAGTACGGGTCATCGGTATTCTGCTAGCATTAATCTTACCAGCTTTATATGTTGCCCTTGTGGCAGTCAACCCTGAAGTTTTACGAATAGAGCTTGCGTTGAGCATTGCACAAAGTCGAGAAGCCATTCCATACCCTGCTTTAGTTGAGATATTAATGATGCTTATTATTTTGGAATTGATTATTGAGGCATCAGTCAGGCTGCCTGGTTCTATCGGTCCGACAATCACAATGGTCGGCGGGATCATTCTTGGACAAGCTGTAGTGGAAGCACAACTGGTGAGCACCCTTCTGATCATCATACTCGCAGCTACTACAATCGCCAATTCGACATTGGTAGGAATACAAAATACGTTGGCCGTACGTTTTTTAAAATATGTGTTGGTTATATTGGCATCCATTTATGGCATTTTGGGGATATTGGGAGGTATCGTATTGATAAGTGCGTATCTAGCCAGTATTGAAACATTCGAGATATCTTATCTTCATATAAATTATGAAAAGGAAGGAACCAAATATGGATAG
- a CDS encoding CD3324 family protein, with protein MNYVKANDVLPEELITEIQKYVQGKTLYIPKLKGNYEKWGECSGIRAYIKARNLSLKKDFAAGATFESLMEKYWLSEETIKKVVYSTK; from the coding sequence ATGAATTATGTAAAAGCTAATGACGTTTTGCCGGAAGAATTGATTACAGAAATTCAAAAATACGTACAGGGAAAAACGCTGTACATTCCAAAACTTAAAGGAAATTATGAAAAGTGGGGCGAATGTTCCGGAATAAGAGCTTATATAAAGGCACGTAACCTTTCCCTGAAAAAAGACTTTGCTGCCGGAGCAACTTTCGAAAGCCTGATGGAGAAATACTGGCTTTCTGAGGAAACAATTAAAAAAGTGGTTTATTCCACGAAATAA
- a CDS encoding polysaccharide deacetylase family protein: MIWVYIALFVVPLFLTYSIFSTIYIRRRNLCISRRVNSRNAIALTFDDGPDPIYTSHLLDILAKYGVKATFFVVGSKVEKYPELVKRMKLEGHSIGIHHYSHVSSWFLSPLQLKKQLNQCRLIIEKYTQEKPVYYRPPWGHFNLFALLIAKEYEVVLWSHIFQDWKVKKSGDLIRRMKTVDRDGSIFVLHDSGTTFGADERAPYYMIESLDEFLAYALGKQIRFTLLEGNLTSKEQTGSGQ; the protein is encoded by the coding sequence ATGATTTGGGTATATATTGCTTTATTTGTAGTGCCGTTGTTTTTAACATATTCTATCTTTAGCACAATTTATATTCGGAGAAGGAACCTCTGTATTAGTAGAAGGGTAAATAGTCGTAATGCGATTGCTTTAACTTTCGATGATGGGCCAGACCCCATTTATACTAGTCACCTACTCGATATTCTGGCAAAGTACGGTGTAAAGGCTACTTTTTTCGTGGTCGGAAGCAAGGTTGAAAAATATCCTGAACTGGTCAAACGGATGAAATTAGAGGGGCATTCTATAGGAATTCATCATTATTCTCATGTTTCTAGCTGGTTTTTAAGTCCTCTACAATTAAAGAAACAGCTGAACCAATGTCGGTTGATTATTGAGAAGTACACCCAGGAAAAACCGGTATATTATCGTCCGCCTTGGGGTCATTTTAATTTATTCGCACTGCTTATAGCGAAAGAATATGAAGTGGTCTTGTGGTCGCATATCTTTCAGGACTGGAAAGTGAAAAAAAGTGGGGATTTGATTCGTCGGATGAAGACGGTGGATAGGGACGGGTCCATTTTCGTTCTTCATGATAGTGGAACTACATTTGGTGCCGATGAAAGAGCACCCTATTATATGATAGAATCTTTAGATGAATTCCTTGCATATGCATTGGGAAAACAAATCAGATTCACTTTATTGGAAGGGAATTTGACTTCGAAGGAGCAGACAGGAAGTGGGCAGTGA
- a CDS encoding MGDG synthase family glycosyltransferase has product MKIVILSMFSVPTGHTKVAEVLRNSLSQEYPNAEIKIIDFLTFSSSLLEKMVSNIYYKWIRESPESYKSFYQKVMMKESDQSVFLKSISRFSPYFENKVLTLVKNEKPSLLMCTHSFPSRIIGKIKSQSNNLTCKTVNVYTDFFVNDVWEKEQIDYHLVSTEQVKQKLVTEHRISPDRVYYTGIPVSEVFKRKNPSLPLQRKGRKHVLVAGGNSGLCMGKNVFRDFSESKHLQFSVLCGHNHRLYRSLLEKPNITPYMYIEDLERLNDIYDSVDCIITKPGGVTISEVLHKQIPVFIFAYLPGQEEFNLTYLLERNLVFHFDEKEPFSSLEEILYDPNEVQRKVEGVERYLSSLQYGLPEVWKKIQVNTRQKFNMNPVDQKPSSEIFLSG; this is encoded by the coding sequence ATGAAGATTGTTATTCTATCCATGTTCAGTGTTCCAACCGGTCACACTAAAGTAGCTGAGGTCCTCCGAAACAGCTTAAGTCAGGAATACCCGAACGCTGAAATAAAAATTATTGATTTCCTAACTTTTTCGAGTTCTCTTCTGGAAAAAATGGTTTCCAATATATATTATAAGTGGATTAGAGAGTCGCCGGAAAGTTACAAAAGCTTTTACCAAAAGGTGATGATGAAGGAAAGCGATCAGAGTGTTTTTTTGAAGAGTATTTCAAGGTTTTCCCCTTACTTTGAAAATAAAGTGTTGACGTTAGTAAAGAATGAAAAACCTTCCTTGCTGATGTGTACACATTCCTTTCCTTCGAGAATCATTGGAAAGATAAAGTCACAATCCAATAATCTTACATGTAAAACAGTGAATGTTTATACGGATTTTTTTGTTAACGATGTGTGGGAAAAAGAACAAATCGATTATCACTTAGTGTCGACTGAGCAGGTAAAGCAAAAATTAGTTACAGAGCATCGGATTTCACCGGATCGAGTGTATTACACCGGGATCCCTGTATCTGAAGTGTTTAAACGAAAAAATCCTTCTCTTCCTCTTCAACGGAAAGGTCGAAAGCATGTTTTGGTAGCCGGTGGGAATAGTGGATTATGTATGGGGAAGAATGTTTTCAGGGATTTTTCCGAATCCAAACATCTACAGTTCTCAGTACTATGCGGTCATAATCATCGGTTGTACCGTTCACTGCTTGAGAAGCCCAATATTACTCCGTACATGTATATAGAAGATCTGGAAAGACTGAATGACATTTATGACTCAGTTGATTGTATTATTACAAAACCAGGTGGGGTAACGATAAGTGAGGTCCTCCATAAACAAATTCCGGTCTTTATTTTTGCGTATCTTCCCGGGCAAGAAGAATTTAATTTAACGTACCTTTTAGAGCGAAATCTCGTATTTCATTTTGATGAGAAAGAGCCATTTTCTTCTTTAGAGGAAATACTTTATGATCCCAATGAGGTGCAACGAAAAGTAGAAGGTGTGGAGCGATATTTATCCTCACTACAATACGGTTTACCAGAAGTATGGAAAAAAATCCAGGTAAATACCCGACAAAAATTCAATATGAACCCAGTAGATCAAAAGCCAAGTAGCGAGATATTCCTATCAGGTTAA
- a CDS encoding FusB/FusC family EF-G-binding protein has product MQPFIYPHQYHYLKSQVYKLIKARVSSTDKNVINAVKGLVEDNITSDFAHCSAEEQKKFAKAASVKDEREAESYLEDLKTYVIPFNISEKEIKKLFPKVKKLKIPDLNQFDKRELTYLTWWDAATHRKFIVTRKDGKPYGVEGTFTNSSQKGVCSVCNQLAPVGLFLVKKKGKEIGTYKKKGNYICAEGDGCNQNITSSKNLEDFIARLSK; this is encoded by the coding sequence ATGCAGCCATTTATTTATCCACATCAATATCATTATTTGAAGAGCCAGGTTTATAAGCTTATTAAAGCGCGTGTCAGTTCCACTGATAAAAATGTAATCAATGCGGTCAAGGGGCTTGTGGAAGACAATATTACCAGCGATTTTGCCCATTGTTCCGCAGAAGAACAGAAAAAATTTGCCAAGGCCGCTTCTGTAAAGGACGAAAGGGAAGCGGAATCTTATTTAGAGGATTTAAAAACATATGTGATTCCATTTAATATTTCTGAAAAAGAAATAAAAAAACTATTTCCTAAGGTGAAAAAATTGAAAATTCCTGACCTCAACCAGTTTGATAAAAGAGAATTGACGTATTTAACTTGGTGGGATGCAGCGACCCATAGGAAATTCATAGTGACGAGAAAGGATGGAAAACCATATGGGGTCGAGGGTACGTTTACGAATAGCTCACAAAAAGGGGTTTGTTCTGTTTGCAATCAATTAGCTCCCGTGGGACTGTTTTTAGTTAAAAAGAAGGGAAAAGAAATAGGAACGTATAAAAAAAAGGGAAATTATATTTGCGCTGAAGGAGACGGATGTAACCAGAACATCACATCTAGCAAAAATCTGGAGGATTTTATAGCCAGGCTAAGCAAATAA
- a CDS encoding Ger(x)C family spore germination protein: MRTNSLKILIILCALFLLSGCWDTKDINHRSLPIVMGVAMEDDQYKVHLQIPDPSPTTMKVRIVSETGETVSKAVDKLSANLESSINLLHVKVIVIDKELAKKGVKDLISGFMRSRDVSPKALVVISDEEIEPFFSNLKNTTEPQSTTLFDFFDKNAGWNPEIALTRVWQVYRSIHSYTRDVALPIIKSGDSTIIEHLGSAVIKKGKMVEQINTEETLLVNAFYEESTYGKVEVMDEATVMIVKNSMDHKSQVIDQVPYLNSKLHLKVVLLETKGNPTVKEIRTSLETLLTNRFNEMFTKIQESEADILGVGQYFRTQIPKEKLKKWRSTQYPNLRIDIEVHTVIQNEGQLKLMTD; this comes from the coding sequence ATGAGAACAAACTCCCTCAAAATATTAATTATTTTATGTGCTTTATTTCTATTAAGCGGGTGTTGGGACACTAAAGATATCAATCATCGTTCTTTGCCCATAGTAATGGGTGTTGCCATGGAAGATGACCAGTATAAAGTTCATCTGCAAATACCAGATCCTAGCCCAACTACGATGAAGGTTAGAATCGTTTCAGAAACCGGAGAAACAGTCAGTAAAGCAGTCGATAAACTTAGTGCCAATTTGGAAAGTAGTATCAATTTGCTGCATGTAAAAGTGATTGTAATCGACAAGGAGTTGGCGAAGAAAGGAGTTAAGGACCTCATTTCTGGATTCATGAGGTCTCGTGACGTATCGCCAAAAGCTTTGGTTGTGATCAGCGATGAGGAGATTGAGCCGTTCTTTTCTAATTTAAAAAATACTACAGAACCCCAGAGTACCACCCTATTTGATTTTTTTGATAAGAATGCAGGATGGAACCCGGAAATTGCACTTACAAGGGTATGGCAAGTCTATCGCAGTATTCATTCCTATACGAGAGATGTTGCTTTGCCTATAATAAAATCCGGCGATAGTACAATCATTGAACACCTTGGTTCCGCTGTCATTAAGAAGGGCAAGATGGTTGAACAGATCAATACAGAAGAAACATTGCTCGTCAATGCATTCTATGAGGAAAGCACCTATGGAAAAGTAGAGGTCATGGATGAAGCAACAGTCATGATTGTTAAAAATTCTATGGATCATAAAAGTCAGGTCATCGATCAAGTGCCTTACTTGAACAGCAAGCTTCATTTAAAAGTCGTCCTCTTAGAGACCAAAGGAAACCCTACTGTAAAAGAAATCAGGACTTCCTTAGAGACACTCCTTACAAATCGCTTCAATGAGATGTTTACTAAAATACAGGAGAGTGAAGCTGATATTTTAGGGGTTGGCCAATATTTCCGGACCCAAATACCCAAGGAAAAACTAAAAAAATGGCGATCTACACAATATCCAAACTTAAGAATTGACATTGAAGTCCATACAGTAATCCAAAATGAAGGGCAGCTAAAATTAATGACTGATTAA
- a CDS encoding DedA family protein yields MGSEELIQYILSYGYFIIFLFLFFGIVGIPAPEESLLFLVGLLASNEQLMLSLTLVCTFLGVYSGMVTGFYGGRFIGSPLIERYGRWIGLTKDRVQKYETVFKKHSTKTLLLGIFLPGLRQLIPYLAGIFGTSHVRFLSFTIAGSAIWTISYVLLGYWLGTTLSIDPSYVPYAGVGLLLIFILTTVWGYVKKKRER; encoded by the coding sequence GTGGGCAGTGAAGAGCTTATCCAGTACATCTTGAGCTATGGTTATTTTATCATTTTCCTGTTTCTCTTCTTCGGTATAGTGGGAATACCAGCACCAGAAGAATCACTTCTGTTTTTAGTGGGACTGTTGGCATCAAATGAGCAGTTAATGCTTTCTTTGACTTTGGTATGTACATTCCTTGGTGTCTATTCTGGAATGGTTACGGGATTCTATGGTGGAAGATTCATTGGCTCACCACTTATAGAGCGATACGGAAGATGGATTGGATTAACGAAAGATAGGGTTCAAAAGTATGAAACCGTATTTAAGAAGCATTCAACTAAAACCTTATTGTTGGGTATTTTTTTGCCGGGTCTACGACAATTGATTCCTTATCTGGCAGGGATTTTCGGTACCTCGCACGTGAGATTTTTATCCTTTACAATCGCAGGTTCAGCAATTTGGACGATTTCGTATGTTTTATTAGGTTATTGGCTTGGAACCACTCTTTCCATTGACCCATCCTATGTTCCATATGCAGGAGTCGGATTATTATTGATTTTCATCCTTACGACTGTTTGGGGATACGTTAAAAAGAAAAGAGAGAGGTAA